One window from the genome of Tolypothrix sp. NIES-4075 encodes:
- a CDS encoding DUF1830 domain-containing protein gives MTQILDYLNIDSERQILCGYTNHTSQIQIIRISNIPNWYFERVVFPEQILLFEALPEAELEIHTSTSLADKICCTDLHLDNDLAHSFTSG, from the coding sequence ATGACTCAAATTCTTGACTATTTAAATATTGACTCGGAACGTCAAATTTTATGTGGTTATACAAATCACACTTCTCAAATCCAAATTATTCGGATTTCTAACATTCCCAATTGGTATTTTGAGCGAGTAGTTTTTCCCGAACAAATACTTCTGTTTGAAGCTTTACCAGAGGCAGAATTAGAAATTCATACAAGTACGTCGTTGGCTGATAAAATCTGCTGTACTGATTTACACCTGGATAACGATCTCGCGCATTCTTTTACTAGTGGCTAA
- a CDS encoding F0F1 ATP synthase subunit gamma — protein sequence MANLKAIRDRIQSVKNTQKITEAMRLVAAARVRRAQEQVIATRPFADRLAQVLYGLQTRLRFEEANLPLLKKRDVKSVGLLVISGDRGLCGGYNTNVIRRAENRAKELKAEGVNYKFVLVGRKAIQYFQRRDQPIDGTYTGLEQIPVASEANEIADQLLSLFLSESVDRVELVYTRFISLVSSRPVVQTLLPFDVQGLEAGDDEIFRLTTRGGQFEVQREKVTTQVRAFPRDMLFEQDPVQILDSLLPLYLSNQLLRALQESAASELAARMTAMNNASDNAGELIKSLSLSYNKARQAAITQEILEVVGGAQALT from the coding sequence ATGGCTAATCTCAAAGCAATACGCGATCGCATTCAGTCGGTCAAAAATACCCAAAAAATTACAGAAGCGATGCGACTGGTAGCAGCAGCCAGAGTGCGTCGCGCTCAAGAACAGGTAATTGCTACCCGTCCCTTTGCCGATCGCTTGGCACAAGTTTTGTATGGCTTACAAACTCGTTTGCGGTTTGAAGAAGCAAATTTACCACTTCTGAAAAAACGCGATGTGAAGTCTGTCGGGTTGTTGGTAATCTCAGGCGATCGGGGTTTGTGCGGTGGCTACAACACCAACGTCATTCGTCGCGCTGAAAATCGCGCCAAAGAACTCAAAGCAGAAGGCGTAAACTACAAATTTGTACTGGTAGGACGCAAAGCCATTCAGTACTTCCAACGCCGAGATCAGCCGATTGATGGAACTTACACAGGCTTAGAGCAAATTCCTGTGGCATCTGAGGCAAATGAAATTGCCGATCAACTGCTTTCTTTGTTCCTTTCAGAAAGCGTAGACCGCGTAGAGCTAGTCTACACCAGGTTCATCTCCCTGGTTAGTTCTCGCCCAGTGGTGCAAACTTTGCTTCCTTTTGACGTTCAAGGTTTAGAAGCTGGTGACGACGAAATTTTCCGCCTGACAACTCGTGGCGGTCAATTTGAAGTGCAACGCGAGAAAGTCACTACCCAAGTTCGCGCTTTTCCCCGCGATATGCTTTTTGAGCAAGATCCAGTGCAAATTCTCGATTCTCTGTTGCCATTGTACCTGAGTAACCAGCTATTGCGGGCGCTGCAAGAGTCAGCCGCCAGCGAATTAGCCGCACGGATGACAGCAATGAACAATGCCAGCGACAACGCCGGAGAATTGATTAAATCTCTCTCTTTGTCATATAACAAAGCCCGCCAAGCCGCAATTACCCAAGAAATTCTAGAGGTTGTTGGCGGCGCCCAGGCGTTGACTTAG
- the atpA gene encoding F0F1 ATP synthase subunit alpha has protein sequence MAINIRPDEISSIIQRQIEQYDQDVKVANVGTVLQVGDGIARIYGLEKAMAGELLEFEDGTIGIAQNLEEDNVGAVLMGEGRDIQEGSSVTATGRIAQVPVGEAMVGRVVDALGRPIDGKGEIKTTETRLIESPAPGIIARRSVHEPMQTGITAIDSMIPIGRGQRELIIGDRQTGKTAIAIDTIINQKEEDVICVYVAIGQKASTVANVVQTLQEKGAMDYTIVVAASASEPATLQYLAPYTGATLAEYFMYKGKATLVIYDDLSKQAQAYRQMSLLLRRPPGREAYPGDVFYIHSRLLERAAKLSDELGKGSMTALPIIETQAGDVSAYIPTNVISITDGQIFLSSDLFNSGIRPAVNPGISVSRVGSAAQTKAMKKVAGKIKLELAQFDDLQAFAQFASDLDKTTQDQLARGQRLRELLKQSQNEPLSVYEQVAILYAGINGYLDEIPVNKVTSFTKGLREYLKTSKPQYSQAVQTQKVLGDAEESALKEALTEYKKTFLATV, from the coding sequence ATGGCTATTAACATCAGACCTGACGAAATCAGCAGCATTATTCAGAGACAAATCGAGCAATACGACCAAGATGTCAAAGTTGCTAACGTTGGTACCGTCCTGCAAGTAGGTGACGGTATTGCCCGGATCTATGGTCTAGAAAAGGCTATGGCTGGGGAACTATTAGAATTTGAAGACGGTACAATCGGCATCGCCCAAAACTTAGAAGAAGATAACGTCGGTGCGGTGCTAATGGGTGAAGGTCGCGATATTCAAGAAGGTAGCTCCGTTACAGCCACTGGTAGAATTGCTCAGGTGCCAGTGGGAGAAGCGATGGTTGGACGAGTTGTTGATGCTCTCGGTCGTCCCATTGATGGTAAGGGAGAAATCAAGACGACAGAAACTCGCTTGATTGAATCTCCTGCACCTGGTATTATCGCCCGTCGTTCGGTACATGAACCGATGCAAACCGGTATCACCGCTATTGATTCGATGATTCCCATCGGTCGGGGTCAGCGCGAATTGATTATTGGCGATCGCCAAACCGGAAAAACTGCGATCGCGATTGACACAATCATCAACCAAAAAGAGGAAGATGTAATTTGTGTTTACGTGGCGATCGGTCAAAAAGCTTCCACCGTCGCCAACGTGGTGCAAACATTGCAAGAAAAAGGCGCAATGGATTATACCATCGTTGTTGCCGCCAGCGCCAGTGAACCAGCAACACTACAATACTTGGCTCCGTACACTGGGGCAACACTAGCTGAGTACTTCATGTACAAAGGCAAAGCTACCCTAGTAATTTACGATGACTTGTCCAAGCAGGCTCAAGCTTATCGCCAAATGTCTTTGCTGTTGCGTCGTCCACCCGGACGCGAAGCGTATCCAGGAGACGTATTCTACATCCACTCCCGCTTGTTGGAAAGAGCAGCTAAACTCAGCGATGAACTGGGCAAAGGCAGCATGACCGCTCTACCAATCATCGAAACCCAAGCTGGTGACGTATCTGCTTACATCCCCACCAACGTAATTTCGATTACCGACGGTCAGATATTCCTCTCCTCCGACTTGTTTAACTCCGGTATCCGTCCGGCTGTAAACCCAGGTATTTCTGTATCCCGCGTAGGTTCTGCCGCTCAAACCAAGGCGATGAAAAAAGTTGCCGGGAAAATCAAGTTGGAATTGGCGCAGTTTGACGATTTACAAGCCTTCGCGCAATTTGCTTCTGACTTAGATAAAACCACCCAAGACCAATTAGCACGCGGTCAGCGCTTGCGTGAACTTCTCAAGCAATCGCAAAACGAACCTCTCTCGGTATACGAGCAAGTAGCAATTCTATACGCTGGTATTAACGGATACTTAGATGAAATACCTGTCAATAAAGTTACTTCCTTCACCAAAGGTCTGCGGGAATATTTAAAGACAAGCAAACCTCAATACAGCCAAGCAGTACAGACGCAGAAAGTATTAGGCGACGCTGAGGAAAGTGCTTTGAAAGAAGCACTTACCGAATACAAGAAAACATTCTTGGCGACCGTTTAG
- the atpH gene encoding ATP synthase F1 subunit delta, which produces MKSDIAIAEIAQPYAQALMSVAESKNQTEEFGEDVRSLLNLLKNSPELQSFVGNPFIEPDKKKAVINEVVGESTNSNLRNFLMLLVDRRRILLLEPICEQYITLLRQKNQTVLAEISSAVPLSQEQEQAIREKVIAMTNARQVDLETKIDRDLIGGVIIKVGSQVIDASLRSQLRRLSLRLSGS; this is translated from the coding sequence ATGAAAAGCGACATAGCAATAGCCGAAATCGCCCAGCCTTATGCACAGGCATTAATGTCAGTAGCCGAGTCAAAAAACCAGACAGAAGAATTCGGCGAAGATGTGCGTTCTTTGCTGAATTTATTGAAAAATTCTCCAGAATTGCAGAGCTTTGTCGGCAACCCCTTTATTGAGCCAGACAAAAAAAAGGCAGTCATCAACGAAGTCGTTGGCGAAAGCACTAACTCAAACTTACGCAATTTCTTGATGCTGTTGGTAGATAGACGCCGCATTTTGTTGCTAGAACCAATTTGCGAGCAGTATATAACGCTTCTAAGACAGAAAAATCAAACTGTCTTAGCAGAAATAAGCTCTGCCGTTCCTCTTTCCCAAGAACAAGAACAAGCAATACGAGAAAAAGTCATTGCCATGACCAACGCTCGTCAAGTCGATCTAGAAACAAAAATAGACCGCGACTTGATTGGTGGTGTGATCATCAAAGTTGGCTCTCAAGTAATTGATGCCAGTTTGCGAAGTCAGTTACGCCGTCTTTCCTTACGCTTAAGTGGCTCTTAA
- a CDS encoding F0F1 ATP synthase subunit B: MANMGTLILLAAEAAVHSEAEGVEGGFGLNLDILETNLINLALLIGILFYFGRKVLTNILNERRINIETEIQGAEARLKEAQIALSKAQEQLTQAQAEAQRIRSSAEENAASAREATLAKAAQDVERLKQTAAADLNTERDRAIAELRQRVSALALEKVESGLRSGIADDVQQTLIDRSIAQVGG; this comes from the coding sequence ATGGCTAACATGGGGACTTTGATATTACTTGCCGCAGAAGCCGCTGTTCACTCAGAGGCAGAAGGCGTAGAGGGTGGTTTCGGTCTAAACCTAGACATTTTAGAAACCAATCTGATTAACTTAGCGCTTCTAATTGGCATACTATTTTACTTTGGACGTAAAGTTTTAACCAACATCCTGAACGAGCGGCGGATAAATATTGAAACCGAAATTCAAGGAGCCGAAGCGCGTTTAAAAGAGGCACAAATTGCCCTTTCCAAAGCGCAAGAACAGTTAACTCAAGCGCAAGCAGAAGCACAACGCATCCGCTCTTCAGCCGAAGAAAATGCGGCATCTGCGCGAGAAGCAACGTTGGCAAAGGCAGCGCAAGACGTAGAACGCTTGAAACAAACAGCCGCAGCTGATTTGAATACAGAAAGAGATCGAGCGATCGCCGAACTGCGGCAACGAGTAAGCGCTTTAGCATTGGAAAAAGTCGAATCCGGTCTGCGAAGTGGCATTGCCGACGACGTTCAACAAACATTAATTGACCGCAGCATCGCGCAGGTGGGAGGCTAG
- a CDS encoding F0F1 ATP synthase subunit B': MFDFDATLPLMALQFLLLAALLNVIFYKPLTKVLDDRDNYIRTNNLEARERLAKAERLTKEYEQQLADARRQSQATVEAAQAEAKKITAEKIAQAQKEAQAQREQASVEIEQQKQEAMRSLEQQVDALSRQILEKLLGPTSLVR, from the coding sequence ATGTTTGATTTCGATGCTACCTTGCCCTTAATGGCATTGCAGTTTTTGCTGTTAGCAGCTTTGTTGAATGTAATTTTCTACAAGCCACTGACCAAGGTACTAGACGATCGCGATAATTATATCCGGACGAATAACCTTGAAGCGCGTGAACGCTTGGCAAAAGCCGAGCGCTTAACTAAAGAATATGAACAACAGCTAGCGGATGCCCGCAGGCAATCGCAAGCTACTGTAGAAGCAGCTCAAGCTGAAGCGAAGAAAATTACCGCAGAGAAAATTGCCCAAGCGCAAAAAGAAGCTCAAGCTCAACGCGAACAAGCATCTGTGGAAATCGAGCAGCAAAAGCAAGAAGCAATGCGTTCCTTAGAGCAACAAGTTGATGCCCTCAGCAGGCAGATTCTAGAAAAACTATTGGGACCAACAAGTCTGGTTAGATAG
- the atpE gene encoding ATP synthase F0 subunit C, translated as MDPLVSAASVLAAALAIGLAAIGPGIGQGNAAGQAVEGIARQPEAEGKIRGTLLLTLAFMESLTIYGLVIALVLLFANPFA; from the coding sequence ATGGATCCATTAGTTTCTGCTGCTTCCGTTCTCGCTGCTGCTTTAGCAATTGGTTTAGCTGCAATTGGACCTGGTATCGGTCAAGGAAATGCTGCGGGTCAAGCAGTAGAAGGTATTGCGCGTCAACCAGAAGCAGAAGGAAAAATTCGCGGTACATTGCTGTTAACCTTGGCATTCATGGAATCCCTGACCATCTACGGTCTGGTTATTGCTCTAGTGCTACTATTTGCAAACCCATTTGCTTAA
- the atpB gene encoding F0F1 ATP synthase subunit A, with amino-acid sequence MHMLSVSNAFNSFPLAELEVGHHLYWQLGNLKIHGQVFLTSWFVIGVLVIASIAATTNAKRIPKGIQNLMEYALEFIRDLAKNQLGEKDYRPWVPFIGTLFLFIFVSNWSGALIPWKLIKLPSGELAAPTNDINTTVALALLTSLAYFYAGFSKRGLGYFKKYIEPTPILLPIAILEDFTKPLSLSFRLFGNILADELVVGVLVLLVPLFIPLPVMALGLFTSAIQALVFATLAGAYIHEAIAGHGDEGHEEH; translated from the coding sequence ATGCACATGCTTAGTGTCTCAAACGCCTTTAATTCTTTTCCCCTCGCCGAATTGGAAGTAGGTCATCACCTCTACTGGCAATTGGGCAATCTGAAAATACACGGACAAGTTTTTCTCACCTCATGGTTTGTCATTGGTGTACTCGTCATAGCTTCTATCGCTGCTACTACCAACGCCAAGAGAATTCCTAAAGGCATCCAAAATTTGATGGAATATGCCCTAGAATTTATTCGGGACTTGGCGAAAAACCAACTTGGTGAGAAAGACTACCGTCCTTGGGTGCCGTTTATTGGCACACTATTTTTGTTTATCTTCGTGTCGAATTGGTCGGGTGCTTTAATTCCCTGGAAGTTAATCAAACTGCCTTCGGGTGAATTGGCAGCACCGACAAATGATATCAATACGACTGTCGCATTGGCGTTGCTAACTTCTTTAGCGTATTTTTACGCCGGATTTAGCAAACGGGGTTTAGGCTACTTTAAGAAGTATATAGAGCCAACACCGATTTTATTGCCGATCGCTATTCTCGAAGACTTCACCAAGCCTCTCTCCCTAAGCTTCCGTCTATTTGGCAATATTTTGGCGGATGAATTGGTAGTAGGTGTGCTAGTTCTATTGGTTCCTCTGTTTATACCTTTGCCCGTTATGGCTTTAGGTCTATTTACCAGTGCCATTCAAGCCCTGGTTTTTGCTACCTTAGCAGGAGCATACATTCACGAGGCAATAGCTGGTCACGGTGATGAAGGACATGAGGAGCATTAA
- a CDS encoding ATP synthase subunit I produces MSLSDESINPTPTTRQDAQPGFEDTEPASSSMEEFYQLFQKLLRITLVLTGIIFISVWIFYSLNIALNYLIGACAGVVYLKLLARDVERLGSEKKSLSKDRFALFIGLMVVATQWRDLHVLPIFLGFLTYKATLIVYTVQTAFIPDS; encoded by the coding sequence GTGAGCTTGTCAGACGAATCGATTAACCCCACGCCGACAACACGACAAGATGCTCAACCTGGTTTTGAGGATACAGAACCAGCCTCTTCTTCTATGGAAGAGTTTTATCAACTCTTTCAGAAGTTGTTGAGAATCACACTCGTATTGACGGGAATTATTTTTATCTCAGTGTGGATTTTTTATTCCCTAAACATTGCCCTGAATTATTTGATAGGGGCGTGTGCGGGTGTGGTTTACTTAAAATTGCTGGCTAGAGACGTTGAGCGGCTAGGTAGCGAAAAAAAAAGTTTGAGCAAAGACCGTTTTGCTCTGTTTATTGGTTTGATGGTAGTTGCGACTCAATGGCGCGATTTACATGTCCTGCCAATATTCCTGGGATTTCTCACTTACAAAGCCACGCTCATCGTCTATACGGTGCAAACTGCGTTTATTCCTGATTCTTAA
- a CDS encoding class I SAM-dependent methyltransferase — protein sequence MSDQTVSAAVAKLYNTYPFPPEPLLDEPPPGYNWRWNWLAAYNFCTGQKPQKQDIRILDAGCGTGVSTEYLVHLNPQAQVVGIDLSAGALDVAKERCKRSGANRVEFHHLSLYDVEQLPGEFDLINCVGVLHHLSDPIRGIQALAKKLAPGGLMHIFVYGELGRWEIQLMQKAITLLQGDKRGDYGDGVQVGRQLFSSLPENNRIVKYEKQRWALENQRDECFADMYVHPQEIDYNIETLFELIDASGLEFINFSNPGFWQLERLLIKAPELIERAEKLSDRDVYRLIELLDPEVTHYEFFLGRPTIVKADWSADDALLAAIPELNPCIDGFPSKCIFNYDYQIINLSDSEFEFLLHCDRKATVGEILRGVQLGIEGVRSLLQQQVILLTPR from the coding sequence ATGTCCGATCAAACCGTTAGCGCTGCTGTCGCCAAACTCTACAATACCTACCCTTTCCCCCCAGAACCGCTGCTGGATGAACCACCACCCGGTTACAATTGGCGCTGGAATTGGTTAGCCGCTTACAACTTCTGCACCGGACAAAAACCGCAAAAGCAAGATATCCGCATTTTAGATGCTGGCTGCGGTACGGGAGTGAGTACTGAATATTTGGTACATCTTAACCCACAAGCGCAGGTTGTCGGAATTGACTTAAGTGCTGGTGCTTTGGATGTTGCAAAAGAACGGTGTAAACGTTCTGGAGCAAATAGAGTAGAATTTCATCACCTCAGTCTGTACGACGTGGAACAGCTTCCGGGTGAGTTTGATTTGATTAACTGCGTCGGGGTGCTGCACCATTTAAGCGACCCAATTCGCGGTATTCAAGCTTTGGCGAAGAAATTAGCCCCAGGTGGCTTGATGCACATCTTCGTCTATGGTGAGTTGGGACGCTGGGAAATTCAACTGATGCAAAAGGCGATCACACTTCTTCAAGGTGACAAGCGCGGCGATTATGGCGATGGCGTTCAAGTCGGGCGACAATTATTTTCATCATTACCAGAAAATAATAGAATTGTCAAGTACGAGAAACAACGTTGGGCATTGGAAAACCAACGAGACGAATGCTTTGCCGATATGTATGTTCATCCCCAAGAGATTGACTACAACATTGAAACGCTGTTTGAATTAATTGATGCTTCGGGTTTGGAGTTTATTAACTTTTCAAATCCGGGATTTTGGCAGTTAGAAAGACTTTTGATCAAAGCACCGGAATTGATTGAACGAGCAGAAAAGTTAAGCGATCGCGATGTTTATCGCTTGATAGAATTACTAGATCCAGAAGTTACCCATTACGAGTTTTTCCTCGGTCGTCCGACCATAGTAAAAGCAGATTGGTCAGCGGATGATGCTTTGTTGGCAGCGATTCCCGAACTGAACCCTTGTATAGACGGTTTTCCGAGTAAGTGTATTTTTAACTACGATTATCAAATTATCAACTTGTCGGACAGCGAGTTTGAGTTTTTGCTTCATTGTGATAGAAAAGCGACCGTCGGAGAGATTTTAAGGGGTGTGCAGTTGGGGATAGAGGGGGTGCGATCGCTCCTCCAGCAGCAGGTAATTTTATTAACACCAAGGTAG
- a CDS encoding DNA methyltransferase produces the protein MNQLYYGDNLEVLRKYIRNESVDLCYIDPPFNSKRNYNQIYNNIGSEDKAQAQAFIDTWEWNSLAEEGYSQILDNYQGKFTSQIIGLIAGLKEVLGKGSLLAYLVSITLRVVENHRVLKPTGSFYLHCDPTSSHYLKLVLDSVFCAQGGDSVNEIVWCYETGGRSNNYYPRKHDTIFWYSKSKNFLFNDDAVRLPRDTSTMHEPILVDENGKSYQRNIKNGKEYRYYLDKGVLPNDYWVDIQALNPSAKERLGYPTQKPLKLLERIIKASSNEGDVVLDAYCGCGTTVAVAQKLNRDWIGIDITYQSISLIIKRLEDSYSDTILDKINLNGIPKDINSAVALANRHDDRTRKEFEKWAVLTYSNNRAVINQKKGADKGIDGFAYFLEEGHGHKKIILQVKSGNVSSRDIRDLHGTIAREGAAMGIFITLKSPTSAMQKEAKECGVYQHKVMGRSYPCIQIVTVKDILEAGKRLDIPLSLEVLRTAEKQSNNSVQLDVFSDSEAV, from the coding sequence ATGAATCAACTTTATTACGGAGATAATTTAGAGGTTTTACGTAAATATATCAGGAATGAATCAGTTGATTTATGTTATATAGACCCTCCTTTTAATTCCAAGCGTAATTACAATCAAATTTATAACAATATTGGTTCAGAAGATAAAGCCCAGGCACAAGCTTTCATCGATACTTGGGAATGGAACAGTCTTGCCGAAGAAGGATATTCACAAATATTGGATAACTACCAAGGTAAATTTACATCTCAAATTATCGGTTTAATTGCAGGTCTTAAAGAAGTCTTAGGAAAAGGTAGTTTACTAGCTTATCTTGTTAGTATTACACTTCGAGTTGTTGAAAATCATAGAGTTTTAAAGCCTACTGGAAGTTTTTATCTACATTGTGACCCAACATCTAGTCATTATTTGAAACTAGTACTAGATTCTGTATTTTGCGCTCAAGGGGGAGATTCAGTAAATGAAATAGTTTGGTGTTATGAAACAGGTGGTAGGTCAAATAATTATTATCCCAGAAAACATGACACAATTTTTTGGTATTCAAAAAGTAAAAATTTTTTATTTAATGATGATGCTGTTAGATTACCGAGGGATACTTCAACCATGCATGAGCCAATTTTAGTTGATGAAAACGGTAAGAGTTATCAAAGAAATATTAAAAACGGTAAAGAATATCGATACTATCTTGATAAAGGTGTTCTACCAAATGATTACTGGGTTGATATTCAAGCGTTAAACCCTTCCGCAAAAGAACGATTGGGATATCCTACCCAAAAACCATTAAAACTATTAGAGCGTATTATAAAAGCCAGTAGTAATGAAGGGGATGTTGTACTAGACGCATATTGCGGTTGTGGAACTACAGTTGCAGTAGCCCAAAAACTTAATAGAGATTGGATAGGAATTGATATTACTTATCAAAGTATCAGCTTAATTATTAAGCGTCTTGAAGACTCTTACAGTGATACTATATTGGATAAAATTAATCTTAATGGGATTCCTAAAGATATTAATTCTGCTGTAGCTTTGGCTAATCGTCATGATGACCGTACTCGTAAGGAATTTGAAAAATGGGCTGTTCTTACTTATTCAAATAATCGTGCAGTTATTAATCAGAAAAAAGGTGCGGATAAAGGTATTGATGGATTTGCTTATTTCTTAGAAGAAGGTCATGGACATAAAAAAATTATTTTACAAGTTAAATCAGGTAACGTAAGCTCTCGTGATATTCGTGATTTACACGGTACTATTGCTCGTGAAGGTGCTGCAATGGGTATATTTATTACTCTTAAATCTCCTACTTCGGCAATGCAAAAAGAAGCTAAAGAATGTGGGGTTTACCAACATAAGGTAATGGGTAGAAGTTATCCATGTATTCAGATAGTGACTGTCAAAGATATCTTAGAAGCTGGTAAGCGTCTTGATATCCCTCTTAGTCTTGAAGTTCTTCGGACGGCTGAAAAACAATCAAATAATAGTGTACAGTTAGATGTTTTTAGTGATTCGGAAGCTGTCTAA